The Stackebrandtia nassauensis DSM 44728 genome includes the window TCCACCCAGCCGCCGAACTCGGGCGCGGTGTACGTGGTGGTGTAAAGGTTCTCGTCGGTGAGCATCTTGCGGGCCAGGCCCCGCATCAGTCCACCCTCGACCTTGGCGGCCAGGGCGACGCCGTGGCTGGTGGCGAGCATGGCACCGGCCTCGACCCGGATCTGCTCCCCCGCCTCCAGGTGGCACCGGACCACGGCGAACGAGCCGGGGTGACGGACGTCGGATTTCATGGTTTCTCCTTGTCTCCGTCGCGCGAATCGCGACGGAGCAAGGGTTTCCGGGTGACGTCAGGGTTCGATCAAACGGCGTTCAAAGCGCGGATCAGGAACCGCCGCCCCCGCCACCACCGCCGTCTCCGCCGCCGCCACCTCCGCCGGAGTCGCCACCGCCACCCCAACCACCGGCACCACCCCAGTCACCGCCACCGCCCGACGAGCCGGAATCCCCGCCGAACCAGCCGCCGCCCGACGAACTGGAATCCGAACCGTATGTGGTGGGCGGGATGTAGGTGTGGGACGTGCCGCCACGGCGTCGAGTCGTATTGCCGCCCTTCCGCACCGCGTAGGACACCAGCGCGACGGTGAGGCCGACACCCAGCATGAGGACGAGGACGAGGACAAAAGTTTGAGCGACTTCCATACCATCACTGTACTAAAGCGACGCAAACCCGGTATGCGACAAGCAAACCGCCACTTTCGTCCTTTTTGTCAGGAACCGCCGCCACCGCCGCCGTCTCCCCCACCGCCGCCTCCGCCGGAGTCGCCACCGCCACCCCAACCACCGGCACCGCCCCAGCCACCACCGGAGTCACCCCGCCGCCGAACCAGCCGCCCCCGGAATCGCCGGAGGAACTGCCACTGTCCGTTGTGCTCCCGCTGCCGTAGTTCGTATAGGACGAACCGCCCCGGCCGCGCCGATTCGCGCTTCGCACCAGAACCAGCATGAAGAGTGCGCCGAGCAACGTAAGGGCCAGGCACATCACGCTCACAGATACATCTCGCATCGTGCAACGGTACTGACACAGCAGGTCAGGAATCCCGTTCCCGGCAGGGGAACGGCACGATCTGGGGGTCAGAAACCGCCGCCGAAATCGCCACCGCCGAAGTCCCCGCCACCGAAATCGCCGCCACCGGCGTAGTCGCCGCCGCTGCCGTAGTCCGAGGCCCCGTCGGCGTAACCGTCCGCGTAAGCGCCGTCGACGGCACCGGTGCCGAAACCGGGCGAGATCAAGGCATCGAAGACCATCATGGAGCCGATTCCCCAGGCACCGGCCACCAGTGCGGTCTTCCACCACGGTTCGGAGTACCAGCCGCCCGGCACCGGACGGCCCTTGACCATGCCACCCGGGTAGTAGTGCCGGGCGTCGTCGGTGGGGGTCGGGCTGGCCACGTAACGGTGGCCGTCCACATCGGCCTCCATGCGTTCGGTGACGGAACCCGCCCGCAACTGGCCCGAGGTCCGCGGGATGTGCGGGCCCGCGTCCAGCCCCATCGCCAGCCGGGCGGCCTTCACGTACTGAAGCCCCTCGATGGCGGTGTCGGCGGCGAGTTCGTACTGCCGACGCGACTGCGCCCGCTCCAGCTGGGCACCGGCGGCGGTGTAACGCTCGCTCGCGTCCACAAGGGCCTGTTTGGCGGCGGGGTTGTCGCCGTCGGCCACCAGGTTCAGCGTCTGTCCGCCCAGCCGCTCGTACCAGCGCTGGGCCTCCTCCCGCGAATCGGCCAGGCGACGATCGGCCTTCTTCTTCGCCTGGAAAGCCAGAAGACCGACAAGTATCGCGCCCAGCGCCAGCAGGACGATCATGACCGCCATGGATCAACACTACCGCCGGTTTTCGGGTTCCCTCACAACCCGTAGCCTGGCGGCATGGATTATGTGCTCATCGCCATCGTCTGTCTGGCCGCGGGGGCGGCGGCGGGGTGGTTCGCGGCCCGGGCACGTTCGGCCACCGAGAACGCGGCCCTGTCGGCCCGTCTGGACGCCGCCCGCGACAACGAGACCCGGCTGGAGCAGTCACTGCGGGCCGTCACCGCCGACGCCACCGCGCAGTCGAAGACGGCGCTCAACGAACTGCTGCATCCACTGCGGGAGTCGCTGCACCGCTACGAACAGCACGTCGGCGAGGTGGAGCGGGCGCGGCTGGCGGCCTACACCGAGCTGCGGACCCAGGTGTCACGAATGTCGGACACCAGCGACGCGCTGCGGACCCAGACCGGGCAGCTGCTGTCGGCCTTGCGCACCCCGCAGGTGCGGGGCCGGTGGGGCGAACACCAGTTGCGGCGCATCGTGGAGGCGTCCGGGATGCTGGAGCACTGCGACTTCACCGAACAGACCACGGCGTCCATCGAGGACCAGACAGTGCGGCCGGACCTCGTGGTGAAGCTGGCGGGCGGCAAGCACGTCGTCGTGGACGCCAAGGCGCCGTTCAACGCCTATCTGGACGCGCTGGAGACCGCCGACGAGACGGTGCGCGACGGCCAGCTCGACATGCACGCCAAGCAGTTGCGCGCCCACGTCAACCAGCTGTCCAAGAAGGAGTACTGGCGGGCCTTCGACAGCACCCCGGAGTTCGTGGTGCTGTTCGTCCCGGCCGACACCTTCCTGGACGCCGCGCTCAAACGCGACCCGAACCTGCTGGAGTACGCCTTCGCGCGCGACATCGTGCTGGCCACCCCGGCGACCCTGATCGCGCTGCTGCGCACGATCGCCTACTCGTGGCGGCAGGAGGCGCTGGCCAAGGGTGCCGCCCAGGTACACGCGCTCGGCAAGGAGATGTACTCGCGGCTGGCGACCATGGGCGGTCATCTGTCCAAACTGGGCACGTCGCTGTCGGGCGCGGTGACCGCGTACAACGCCACCCTCGGCTCGCTGGAGTCGCGGGTCATGGTCAGCGCCCGCAAGTTCGCCGAACTGGGCATCTCCTCCGAGGAACTGCCCGAGATGGACCAGATCGAGGTCACCGCGCGCCAGGTGCAGCACGAAGCGCTGCGAAGCGACGGCTGAACCGCGTCGGTCAGGAGGTCTTCCGGCCGCGCACCCCGATCACGATGAGCACGAGACCGACCAGCGCGATGATCGGACCCAGGATCGCCCACAGGGTCACGCCGGTCATCGGGCTTCCGGTCAGGTAACCCAGACCCTGCACGGTGAACACGGTGCCGAACACGGCGAGCAGCGCGCCGGGAATTATGTACCACAACGACTTCATTGCCCAAGTCTGACGCGTTCGACCGGTATGCGCTCGCCTCGTAAGGGATCCGAAAGCTTTGGCCCGGACTACGCCGAGGCCTGCGCGGCTTCCTTGGCCTTCATGTCGCGAACCAGTTCACGCGGCAGCGAGAAGGTCAGCTTCTCCTTGACCGACTCCACCTCGGCGACGTCGGTGAAACCGCGCTCGGCCAGGAACTCCAGCACGCCGGTCACCAGGTCGTCCGGAACCGAGGCACCGGAGGTGACGCCGACGGTGGTGGCGCCCTCCAGCCAGGACTCCTGGATCTCGTGGGCGTAGTCGACGAGGTAGCCCGCGCGGGAACCGGCCTGCAACGCCACTTCCACCAGCCGCACCGAGTTGGACGAGTTGGTGGAACCGACGACGAGCATGACGTCGCAGTCGTCGGCGATCTCCTTGACGACCTGCTGCCGGTTCTGGGTGGCGTAGCAGATGTCGTCGCTGGGCGGCGACTGCAACAGCGGGAACCGCTGCCGCAGCCCGTCGACGGTGTCCATGGTCTCGTCGACCGACAGCGTGGTCTGGGACAGCCACACCACCTTGTTCTCGTCGCGCACCTTGACGTTCTTGACGTCCTCGGGGCCGTCGACCAGGGTGATGTTCTCCGGCGCCTCGCCGGTGGTGCCGATGACCTCCTCGTGCCCATCGTGTCCGATGAGGAGGATGTCGTAGTCCTGGGCGGCGAACCGCCGCGCCTCCGAGTGCACCTTCGTCACCAGCGGACAGGTCGCGTCGATGGCCTTCAGGTCGCGCTGCTTGGCCTGCTCGTGCACCTCGGGGGCGACGCCGTGCGCGGAGAACACCACGATCGATCCCGGCGGGACCTCGTCGTTCTCCTCCACGAAGATCGCACCGGCCTCCTCGAGCGTCGCCACGACGTGTTTGTTGTGGACGATCTGCTTGCGGACGTAGACCGGCGGCCCGTAGAGCTCCAGCGCCTTCTCCACGGTTTCCACGGCGCGGTCGACGCCGGCGCAGTAACCCCGGGGTTTGGCGAGCAGGACACGTTTGGCAGCGGCTGACATGGGCTCCATGGTACGGACGCACCCCACGCGAAGTCCTGCGGCCGTGAGCGCACTAACACCGATGTCACCGGCAGCGCCTATGCTGTCGCACGTGACTCAGCCCGAACTCGCCGCGGCCACCGGCCCCTCCACCCCCGAGTCACCCTGGCCGGTGCGGGTGGTCAGCCACAAGATCGGCGAGTGGATCTCCCGGTTGGGCGCGGTGTGGGCCGAGGGCCAGATCACCCAGATCAGCCGCCGCCCCGGCGCCGGTTTCGTGTTCCTGACGCTGCGCGACCCGGCCGCCGAGGTGAGCCTGACGGTCGTGACCACCCGAAACGTCGTGGACGCGTGTGATCCGCCACTGCGCGACGGCGCCCGGGTCATCGTGCACGGCAAACCCGACTGGTACCCCGGCCGCGGCACCCTGTCGCTGCGGGCCACCGAGATCCGCCAGGTCGGCCTGGGCGAACTGCTGGCCCGGCTGGAGAAACTCAAGAAGCTACTGGCCGCCGAGGGCCTGTTCGCCCCGGAACGCAAGCGCCCACTGCCGTTCCTGCCCCGCCGCATCGGCCTCATCACCGGCCGCGCCTCAGCGGCTGAACGCGACGTCCTGGAGAACGCCAAGACCCGGCTGCCCTCGGCCGACTTCGAGGTCCGCGAAGTCCCGGTACAAGGCCCGCAGGCGGTGCCCAAGGTCCTGGAGGCCCTGGCCGAACTGGACGCCGACCCCGCCGTCGAGGTGATCATCCTGGCGCGCGGCGGCGGCAGCGTCGAGGACCTGCTCCCGTTCTCCGACGAGACCCTGTGCCGCGCCGTCTTCGCGGCCAAGACCCCGATCGTGTCGGCGATCGGCCACGAACCCGACAACCCGCTCGTCGACTTCGTCGCCGACGTCCGCTGCTCCACCCCCACCGACGCGGGCAAACGCGTCGTCCCGGACTTCGCCGAGGAACGACGCGGCATCGACCAGGCCCGCCACCGGCTCCGCCAGGCCCTGGGCGGCAAGATCGACCGCGAATCCCAGGCGCTGGCCGCCATGCGTTCCCGCCCCTGCCTGGCCCAACCGTCCCGCATCATCGACGACCGCCAGGACGAGATCACCCACGCCCGCGACCGGATCCGCCGCGCCTTCACGGCCCGGCTCGACAAGGCCGCTCACGACGTCACCAGCCTGCGGGGCCACCTGCGCGCCCTGTCCCCGCAGGGCACCCTCGACCGCGGCTACGCCATCGTCCGCCGCGCCGACGGCGCGGTCGTGCGCGCCGACACCGAAGTCACCGCGTCGGAGGACCTGCGCGTCCGCCTGGCCCGCGGCGAACTGACCGTCATCGTGAAGGAGTAGACAATGGACGACGAAGCTCTCGACTACGAGGCCGCCCGCGCCGAGCTGGTGTCCGTCGTCGAACGTCTCGAAGCAGGCGGCACCACGTTGGAGGACTCGCTGGCCCTGTGGGAGCGGGGCGAGAAGCTCGCCGACCTGTGCCAGTCCAAGCTGGACGGCGCCCGTGCCCGTCTCGACAAGGCCACCGAATCCCGCGAAGCCTAGCGCCTAGGCTCCGATGAGGAGGGAGCCGCCGGTCGCGTCGATGAACTGGCCGGTGACCCAGCGGGCCTTGTCGGAGGCGATGAATCCGACGACCTCGGCGACGTCGTCGACCTCGCCGACCCGTTTGAACACCGACCAGGCGGCTCCGGCCTCGCGGCCTTCGGGGCTGTCACGCAGCCAGGAGGCGTTCATGTCGGTGTCGATGACGCCGGGGCCGACGCTGTTGACCGTGATGTCGCGGGGGCCCAGTTGGGCGGCGAGGGAACGGGTGAAGGAGTCCAGGGCGGCCTTGGTCATGGCGTAGGCGGGGTCGTTCTTCCAGGTGGCGTGGGAGGCGCCGGAGGAGATGTTGATGATGCGGCCGCCGTCGCGCAGCAGCGGCAGTGCTTTTTGGACGGTGAAGAACGGGGCTTTGAGGTTCAGGTCCATGACGGCGTCGTAGCCCTCGGGGGTGGCGGTGTCGACCGAGCCGGGGCCGTTGGTTCCGGCGTTGTTGACCAGGATGTCCAGGTGGGGTTCGTCGGCGTAGGGCTTGACCCCTTCGGTGAAGGCGGCGAACAGTGCGTCGACGTCGCCGGGTACGCCGAGTCGAGCGCCGACGGTGAAGGCCCGGCCGCCGGCGGCTTCGATGGCCGCGACGGTTTCCTTGGCCGCCGTCTCGTTGCTGCCGTAGTGGACGCCGACCACGACGCCGTCGGCGGCCAGCCGCTCGGCGATGCCGCGTCCGATTCCCCTGCTGCCGCCGGTGACGAGGGCGATGCGGTTCATGACTTCCTCATTTCTGTAGTGATCGTTACGGAAGTACGGTAACACATTATTTAGTGATCGCTATAGAATGGGGGGTATGACGACGACGAGACGGGGCCGGCCGCGTTCCTTCGACCGGGATGCCGCGCTGGGGCGAGCGCTGGATGCCTTTTGGCGCCACGGTTACGAGGGCACGTCGATGGCCACCCTGACCGAGGCCATGGGGCTCAACCCGCCGAGCGTCTACGCCGCCTTCGGCGGCAAGCGTGAGTTGTTCGACGCGGTGGTCGCGCACTACCAGGAGGAGAAGCGGGAGCTCATGGCCTCGGCGCTGTCCGAGTCGGGGAGCGCTCGCGAGGCCGTGGCGCGGCTGCTGCGGGTGTTGGCCGACGACTACACCGACAGGTCGCATCCTCCCGGCTGTCTGGTGATCTCGGCGGCGGTCAACTGCTCCCCCGCCGCGTCCGAGGTCGAGGCGAGCCTGCGGGCGCATCGGGAGGCGTCCAAGCGGGCCATCGCCGAGCGGATCGCCGTCGACCATCCCGCGCGAGCCGAGGCCCTGGCGCTGTATGTGGCGGCGGTGGTGCAGGGCATGTCGACGCAGGCCCGCGACGGCGCCACCCGCGAGCAGTTGCGCGGGCTCGCCGACACGGCGATGCTGGCCTGGCCCGACGGCGACTGACCGCCGGGCCGAAACGGGGTCACTCGTGTTTGCGGGTCACGGCCTCGTGCCCGGTCATGGCGATGACCGGTTGTCCCGACTCCTCGGCCCACTCGCCGCAGGCGCCGCCGCCCTCGGCGACGGTCAGCTCCAGCGGGGTGCCGTCCATGCGCAGCGCCGGGTGGTAGTACTGCGCGACCTGGGTGGCCTCGGCCTGGATGTAGTGCCCGATCAGGGCGCGCCGGAACCGGTCGGCCGAGGTGTTCGGGTGGCTGCCGTGCACCACCGAACCGTTGAAGAACAACACGTCGCCGGGCTTCATGTGGACCGCGTCGACGCGCTGTTCGGCCAGCAGCGGCACCGTCACGTCGGTGAAGCTCAGCCGGGTGTCGGCCTTCGCGGTGCACAGCATCGGCCAGTCCTGGCTGCCGGGGACGACCTTCATGCAGCCGTTCTCCTCGTCGGTGTCGTCCAGCGCCATCCAGGCCGCGACGCAGGTTCCCGGTTCGGCGCGTAGGTAGAAGTTGTCCTGGTGCAGGGCCTGGCCCCGGGAACCGGCCGGTTTGAAGTACAGCATCGACTGCACCGCGTACGGTTCCGCGCCGAGCAGCTCCGACAGCTGCCGCGCCAGCCGGGGGTCCAGCAGCCAGTCCCGCGTCGTGTCGTCCCAGCGGTGCATCTGGGCCATGCGGGGGTAGCGGCGCAACGGATCGCGGCTGCTGGCCTTCACGCCGACGAGGTCGTCGGGCAGCGGGCCCCGCCGCCGCAGCGCCATGTAGTGCTCGCGCAGCCGGTCGACCTCGGCGCCGGAGAACAGTCCCGACACCACAACATATCCATCCTCGTCGAATCGTTGTTTGTATGATCGACTCACGGTCGTCTGGGTCATGTCCGCACCTCCGGTGATGGTTTCTGCTGTTGTCCCACGTCCACCATCGCCAACCGGGCATCATTCGGACAGGCGAAAACGACGCGAGGTGTTGTGTTTTTGACTCATCCACCGTCCGCACTCATCGACGGCTCGCCCCGGCTGCGGCTACGGTCGCCGCCCACGTACTGGCGCTGTGAACCGTCCTGGGTGTGGCAGGCGCGGCCGCTGACCGACCATCTGCTGTGGCATGTGCACGACGGCGCCGGGGAGCTGCGGCTCGACGACAGGCACGTGCGGCTGCGGCCGGGGTTCTGCGCGGTGTTCGCGCCCGGCGACGCGCCGGTGGCCACCCACGATCCGCGACATCCGCTGCTGGTCTTCGGCATGCACTTCACCGCCACGGGCTTCGACGGCGATCTGGTCCCCGAGCAACGCTGGTGCCGGTTGTGGGACCAGGAGTTCGCCGTCCGGCTGGCGCGGCACTGCGACTACGCCCACCGACGCGGCGACGACCTCGGGCAGCGGCAGGCGGTGCTCGGCCTGGAACAGTTCCTCTGTCTATTGTGGGATAACGTGACGCGTCCAGCTCCCGGCCCCGGGGACGCCGCCGTCGAGGACATCGCCCGGGCGGTCCGGCAGGAACCCAGCCGCGACTGGACCGTCGCGACGCTCGCCAAGCGGGCCAACCTTTCCCGTGCCCAGTTCACCCGCCGCTTCACCGCCCACACCGGCTACTCCCCCGCGCGGTACGTGATCCGGGCCCGGCTCGACCGGGCCCGGCAGCTGTTGACCGAGACCAACATGTCCGTCGGCCAGGTCGCCGCCACCCTGGGGTACCCCGACGTCGGTTATTTCAGTCGCCAGTACAAAGTCCACACCGGTTCCTCACCCAGTAGGGATCGCGGTGGCGGCGAAACTTCCGTAGATTGGTTAATGCGGGTACCAACAGTGCCGTTGTCCCCTAACATCCAGGGGCGATCAGACTATAGGAGCCGCAGCGTGATCACGGAATACCAAGCGCCCAACGGCTTCGCCACCATCCCCAGACAACGGTCCCTTCGAGAACACCCCCTGATCGCCGCGTTGTTGTCCCTCGAACTCGATCCCCGTGACTACGTCATCTTCGGCAGCGGGCCGCTGCTGGCCCACGGGTTGCGCGCGGACGTCGCCGACCTGGACGTCGTCGCCCGAGGACGGGCCTGGCACCGGGCACTGCGGATGTCCGGCTACTCCATCGATCTGGGACCGCACAGCTTCGAGCTCATGCTGCGGTTCTTCGGCGGCGGCGTCGAGATCTCCGCCTACTGGACCGACACCAGCTGGGACGTCGACGCGCTCATCGACACCGCCGAGATCATCGACGGACTCCGGTTCGCCGCGCTGCGGGATGTGCTGGAGTACAAGCGAACCCTCGATCGCGCCAAGGACCGCGCCGATGTCGCCGCCCTGGAGCGACACCTGTCCACGGCGGAAGAACTCGAACCGGTGCTGTGCGCGGCCTGAGTGCTACAGCCCCAGCGAGCGGGCGGCGGCTTCGACGTCCACCGGGATCGTCTGCGGCTGCGGTGCCGTGGTCACGGCCCAGTCCGGGTCCTTGAGGCCGTGGCCGGTGACGGTGCACACCACTGTGGATCCGGCGGCCACGGTGCCGTCGGTGACCGCCGTCAGCAGTCCGGCGACGCTGGCGGCCGAGGCCAGCTCGACGAAGACGCCCTCGGAGCGGGCCAGCAGCAGGTAGGCGCGGTGGATGTCGCGATCGGACACCGCGCGGATGTCGCCGCCGGAGGCGTCGCGGGCGTCCAGGGCCTTGGTCCAGCTGGCCGGGTTGCCGATCCGGATCGCGGTCGCGATCGTCTGCGGCTGCGAGACCACCGCGCCGTTGACGATCGGCGCCGATCCCGCGGCCTGCACGCCCAGCATCCGGGGACGCTGTTTGGCGTTGCCCGCGTCGTGGTCCTCGGTGTAGCCCATCCAGTAGGCGGTGATGTTGCCCGCGTTGCCCACCGGCAGACAGTGGACGTCGGGGGCGTCGCCCAGTGCCGCCACGATCTCGAAGGCGGCGGTCTTCTGGCCGTGCAACCGGTACGGGTTCACCGAGTTGACCAGCGCCACCGGATAGTCGAGCGCCAGTTTGGACGCCAGCGCCAGACAGTCGTCGAAGTTACCGTCCACTTGCAGCAGTTTGGCGCCGTGGACCAGCGCCTGCGCCAGTTTGCCGAGCGCGATCTTGCCCTGCGGCACCAGCACCGCGCAGGTCAGTCCGGCCCGGGCCGCGTAGGCGGCGGCCGAGGCCGAGGTGTTGCCGGTGGACGCGCAGATGACGGCCTTGGCACCCTCCTCGGCGGCCTTGGACACCGCCACCGTCATGCCCCGGTCCTTGAAGGACCCGGTCGGGTTGGCGCCCTCGATCTTCAGGTACACGGTGCAACCGGTGCGCTGTGACAGCGCCGGGGCGGGCAGCAGCGGGGTTCCGCCCTCCCGCAAGGTGACCACGGGGGTGTCGGCGGTTACCGGCAACCGGTCACCGAACTCCTCGATCAGGCCGCGCCAGTTTCCGCCCATCGTCCTAACTCACCCTCTACTCGCATGACACTGTCGACCCGTCGTACGGTTGGCAGCTTCGCCAGTTCCGCGACGGTCGCTGACAACTGGGCGTCGGTGGCGGGGTGGGTGACGGCCACCAGCACGGCGTCGTCGCCTCGGCCCGACTGCCGTACCGTACGCATGCTGACGCGGTGGGCGGCGAACACCGACGCCACCTCGGCCAGCACACCCGGTTCGTCGTCCACGTCCAGGTTGACGTGGTAACTCGTGATGACCTCGCCCATCGGGCGTACCGCCAGCTGCGCGTAACTGGACTGCGGGACCGCCCGGGCGCCGCCGCGCCGCGACCGGGCCACCGCGACCAGGTCGCCCAGCACCGCCGAGGCGGTGGGGGCGCCACCGGCGCCCGCGCCGTAGAACATCAGCTGCCCGGCGGCCTCGGCCTCGATGAACACGGCGTTGTAGGCGCCGTTGACCCCGGCCAGCGGATGGTCGTTCGGGATCATCGCCGGATGCACCCGGACGCTGACCGAGTCGGCGTCGCGGGTGGCGATGCACAGCAGTTTGATGACGCAGTCCATCCGTTTGGCGCTGGCCACGTCGGCGGCCGTCACCTCGGTGATGCCCTCGCGGTAGACGTCGGAGGCGGTGACCCGGGTGTGGAAGGCCAGCCCCGCGAGAATCGCGGCCTTGGCGGCGGCGTCGTAGCCCTCGATGTCGGCGGTGGGGTCGGCCTCGGCGTAACCGAGATCGCCCGCCTCCTCAAGGGCCTCGGCGAAACCGGCGCCGGTCTGGGTCATCCGCGACAGGATGAAGTTGGTGGTGCCGTTGACGATCCCCATCACCCGGGTGACGGTGTCACCGTGCAGCGATTCGCGCAGCGGCCGCAGCAGCGGGATCGCCGCCGCCACCGAGGCCTCGTAGTACAGGTCCACATTGGCTGCCGCCGCTGCCTCGTAGAGGCTGGCGCCGTCCTCGGCCAGCAGCGCCTTGTTCCCGGTCACGACGCTCTTGCCCAGTTCCAGGGCGGAGGTGATCCAGGTGCGGGCCGGTTCGATGCCGCCGACGAGTTCGACGACGATGTCGACGTCGGCGCGCGTGGCCAGACCGATCGCGTCGGCGGTGAACAGTGACGGGTCCACCGGCAGGTCGCTGCGGTCCTTGCCGGGACGGCGCACCGCGATTCCCGCCAGCTCCAACGGTTCCCCGACCCGAGCCTCCAGATCGGAGCGTTGGGCGTCCAGCAGCCGGACGACCTCGGTGCCGACGTTCCCGCAGCCAAGCAGCGCTATCTTCAACTGGCTTCCCCTCAGCCGACGTCCAGATTGAGCAGATCGTCGACGGACTCGCCGCGGACGATGAGCCGCGCCGTCCCGTCGGCGACCGCGACCACCGGCGGCCGGGGGACGTGGTTGTAGTTGCTGGCCATGCTGCGGCAGTAGGCGCCGGTGCCGGGCACCGCGATCAGGTCACCGGGTTTGATGTCGCCGGGCAGGAACTCGTCCCGCACGATGATGTCTCCGGCCTCGCAGTGTTTGCCCACGACCCGGCCCAGGATCGGCGGCGCGTCCGACAGCCGCGAGGCCAGTGTGACCGAATAGGTCGCGCCGTACATGGCGGTGCGGATGTTGTCGCTCATGCCGCCGTCGACGCTGACGTAGCTGCGCACCCGTCCGGCGCCCAGGTCCACCGACTTGACGGTGCCCACTTCATACAGTGTGAACGTGGTGGGCCCGGAGATGGCCCGGCCCGGTTCCACCGTGATGGACGGGATGTCGATGCCGAGGTTGTCGCACTCGTGGTCGACGATCTTTCGCAGTCCGTCGGCCAGCTGCCTCGGCGACTGTGGATCGTCCTGTGTGGTGTAGGCGATGCCGAAACCGCCGCCCAGGCCCAGTTCCGGAAGCGTCTTACCGGTCTCGCGCTGGATCTGCTCGTGGGCGCCGATGACGCGGCGGGCCGCGACCTCGAAGGCCGTGGTCTCGAAGATCTGGGAACCGATGTGGGAGTGCAGGCCCTTCAGGTGCAGCACGTCGGCGGCCAGGATGTGCTTGGCCGCCTTCACCGCCGCCTCCAGCGACAGCCCGAACTTCTGGTCCTCGTGCGCGGTGGCGATGTACTCGTGGGTGTGCGCCTCGACGCCCACCTTGGTGCGCACCATGACGCCCGGCCGCACGCCGCGCTGCTTGGCCAGCCGGGTGAGCCGCTCGACCTCGATGCGGGAGTCCAGCACGATGGTGCCGACCCCGGCGTCCAGGGCGGCGGCCAGTTCGGCCTCGGACTTGTTGTTGCCGTGGAAGGCCAGCCGTTCACCGGGGAACCCGGCCGCCACGGCGGTGGCCAGCTCGCCGCCGGTGCAGATGTCGAGGTTGACGCCCTCCTCGGCAACCCAGCGCGCCACCGCCTTGCACAGGAACGACTTCCCGGCGTAGTACACCGCTCCATCCGGGAAGTTGGCGCTGAAGGAGCCGCGGAAGTCGCGCAGCCGGGACCGGAAGTCGGCCTCGTCGACGACGTAGGCGGCGGTGCCGAACTCGGCGGCCAGCTTGTTGACGTCGACGCCGCCGACGGTCAGCACGCCCGCGTCGTCACGGTTGACGGTGCGGGCCCACAGCTGCGGGATCAGATCGTTGACGTCGACGGGCATCCGCAGCCACGCGGGGCCGTGGCCGCCGGTGTACTCCTCGTGCAGCGCGCCTGCTTCGTGTACTCGCATTACATACGCTCCGGGGCTGAGACACCGAGCAGCCGCAGCGCGTTGGCGAGCACGACGCGGGTCGCCTCCACCAGCCACAGCCGGGCGGCGCCGGTGTCGGTGAACTCCTCGTCGCCGCGCGGCAGCACCCGGCAGGCGTCGTAGAAGCGGTGATATGCCCCGGCGAGGTCTTCGGCGTAACGGGCGACGCGGTGCGGTTCCCGCAGTTCGGCGGCGGTGGCCACCACCTTGGGGAACCCGGCCAGCTGTTTGAGCAGGTCGGACTCGCGCGGATGGTCGAGCAGCTTGGGGTCGTACGACTCGCCGCGCGACAGCCCCAGCTCGCCCGCGTTGCGCAGCAGCGAGGCGATCCGGGCGTGCGCGTACTGGACGTAGTAGACCGGGTTGTCGTTGGACGCGCTGGTCCA containing:
- a CDS encoding helix-turn-helix domain-containing protein, producing MTHPPSALIDGSPRLRLRSPPTYWRCEPSWVWQARPLTDHLLWHVHDGAGELRLDDRHVRLRPGFCAVFAPGDAPVATHDPRHPLLVFGMHFTATGFDGDLVPEQRWCRLWDQEFAVRLARHCDYAHRRGDDLGQRQAVLGLEQFLCLLWDNVTRPAPGPGDAAVEDIARAVRQEPSRDWTVATLAKRANLSRAQFTRRFTAHTGYSPARYVIRARLDRARQLLTETNMSVGQVAATLGYPDVGYFSRQYKVHTGSSPSRDRGGGETSVDWLMRVPTVPLSPNIQGRSDYRSRSVITEYQAPNGFATIPRQRSLREHPLIAALLSLELDPRDYVIFGSGPLLAHGLRADVADLDVVARGRAWHRALRMSGYSIDLGPHSFELMLRFFGGGVEISAYWTDTSWDVDALIDTAEIIDGLRFAALRDVLEYKRTLDRAKDRADVAALERHLSTAEELEPVLCAA
- the lysA gene encoding diaminopimelate decarboxylase, which translates into the protein MRVHEAGALHEEYTGGHGPAWLRMPVDVNDLIPQLWARTVNRDDAGVLTVGGVDVNKLAAEFGTAAYVVDEADFRSRLRDFRGSFSANFPDGAVYYAGKSFLCKAVARWVAEEGVNLDICTGGELATAVAAGFPGERLAFHGNNKSEAELAAALDAGVGTIVLDSRIEVERLTRLAKQRGVRPGVMVRTKVGVEAHTHEYIATAHEDQKFGLSLEAAVKAAKHILAADVLHLKGLHSHIGSQIFETTAFEVAARRVIGAHEQIQRETGKTLPELGLGGGFGIAYTTQDDPQSPRQLADGLRKIVDHECDNLGIDIPSITVEPGRAISGPTTFTLYEVGTVKSVDLGAGRVRSYVSVDGGMSDNIRTAMYGATYSVTLASRLSDAPPILGRVVGKHCEAGDIIVRDEFLPGDIKPGDLIAVPGTGAYCRSMASNYNHVPRPPVVAVADGTARLIVRGESVDDLLNLDVG
- the thrC gene encoding threonine synthase is translated as MGGNWRGLIEEFGDRLPVTADTPVVTLREGGTPLLPAPALSQRTGCTVYLKIEGANPTGSFKDRGMTVAVSKAAEEGAKAVICASTGNTSASAAAYAARAGLTCAVLVPQGKIALGKLAQALVHGAKLLQVDGNFDDCLALASKLALDYPVALVNSVNPYRLHGQKTAAFEIVAALGDAPDVHCLPVGNAGNITAYWMGYTEDHDAGNAKQRPRMLGVQAAGSAPIVNGAVVSQPQTIATAIRIGNPASWTKALDARDASGGDIRAVSDRDIHRAYLLLARSEGVFVELASAASVAGLLTAVTDGTVAAGSTVVCTVTGHGLKDPDWAVTTAPQPQTIPVDVEAAARSLGL
- a CDS encoding homoserine dehydrogenase, which codes for MKIALLGCGNVGTEVVRLLDAQRSDLEARVGEPLELAGIAVRRPGKDRSDLPVDPSLFTADAIGLATRADVDIVVELVGGIEPARTWITSALELGKSVVTGNKALLAEDGASLYEAAAAANVDLYYEASVAAAIPLLRPLRESLHGDTVTRVMGIVNGTTNFILSRMTQTGAGFAEALEEAGDLGYAEADPTADIEGYDAAAKAAILAGLAFHTRVTASDVYREGITEVTAADVASAKRMDCVIKLLCIATRDADSVSVRVHPAMIPNDHPLAGVNGAYNAVFIEAEAAGQLMFYGAGAGGAPTASAVLGDLVAVARSRRGGARAVPQSSYAQLAVRPMGEVITSYHVNLDVDDEPGVLAEVASVFAAHRVSMRTVRQSGRGDDAVLVAVTHPATDAQLSATVAELAKLPTVRRVDSVMRVEGELGRWAETGAA